A region from the Panicum hallii strain FIL2 chromosome 1, PHallii_v3.1, whole genome shotgun sequence genome encodes:
- the LOC112893504 gene encoding uncharacterized protein LOC112893504 isoform X2, producing the protein MEHATPPAAAAGGITATVDLSPAATDLGGAHLLPCGIRQNGGAPVSDYFKPRSTGVEVEGVRVEEAFFRGRKLQGATLALPDGYREFQNITYWNHDTTPSAEDSLPRCFHWLTVANAMHKPVTAEELANMSAMQNQDS; encoded by the exons ATGGAGCACGCGAcccctcctgccgccgccgccggcggcatcACGGCCACCGTCGACCTCTCCCCTGCGGCCACTGACCTTGGCGGGGCGCACCTCCTGCCCTGCGGCATCAGGCAGAACGGCGGCGCCCCCGTCTCCGACTACTTCAAGCCTAGGAGCACAG GTGTGGAGGTGGAGGGGGTGAGGGTGGAGGAGGCCTTCTTCCGCGGGAGGAAGCTGCAGGGCGCTACTCTCGCACTCCCGGATGGCTACAGAG AATTCCAGAACATAACCTACTGGAATCATGACACCACACCATCAGCAGAGGATTCCCTCCCAAGGTGCTTTCATTGGCTAACTGTTGCAAATGCG ATGCACAAACCAGTGACAGCTGAAGAGCTGGCTAACATGTCAGCAATGCAGAATCAGGACAGCTAG
- the LOC112893504 gene encoding ribonuclease H2 subunit C isoform X1: MEHATPPAAAAGGITATVDLSPAATDLGGAHLLPCGIRQNGGAPVSDYFKPRSTGVEVEGVRVEEAFFRGRKLQGATLALPDGYRGYVLEKKSRGKDAQNSEGEVSNFVSRAEFQNITYWNHDTTPSAEDSLPRCFHWLTVANAMHKPVTAEELANMSAMQNQDS, from the exons ATGGAGCACGCGAcccctcctgccgccgccgccggcggcatcACGGCCACCGTCGACCTCTCCCCTGCGGCCACTGACCTTGGCGGGGCGCACCTCCTGCCCTGCGGCATCAGGCAGAACGGCGGCGCCCCCGTCTCCGACTACTTCAAGCCTAGGAGCACAG GTGTGGAGGTGGAGGGGGTGAGGGTGGAGGAGGCCTTCTTCCGCGGGAGGAAGCTGCAGGGCGCTACTCTCGCACTCCCGGATGGCTACAGAG GCTATGTATTGGAGAAGAAGAGTAGAGGAAAGGATGCACAGAATTCAGAAGGTGAAGTGAGTAATTTTGTATCACGTGCAGAATTCCAGAACATAACCTACTGGAATCATGACACCACACCATCAGCAGAGGATTCCCTCCCAAGGTGCTTTCATTGGCTAACTGTTGCAAATGCG ATGCACAAACCAGTGACAGCTGAAGAGCTGGCTAACATGTCAGCAATGCAGAATCAGGACAGCTAG